A single window of Agromyces aureus DNA harbors:
- a CDS encoding cytochrome c oxidase assembly protein has product MPRSVRVFGPAVLIVVAIAATVAALAYGGGATPQLIQDPGPIARWGLPIAKLVVNLSAAGMIGALVLAVWALTPKKREFDVALDVAAASAAVFTVASAATGLLTFLVVTGVELSLGDTFGAQLGQFLTTIELGQAWLTTTLVGAAVTVLCFAVRNHTALVFVAVLAVFALVPMAQQGHSAGTAGHSAAITSLGLHLVFAAVWLGGLLTIVLLRNELDGARLPVVLARYSTVALICFIVVAVSGYANAALRIGTWDQLGTPYGVLVIVKLLALLALGGFGAIQRRYLIGRMSRAAAAGKADRPASRISEFWILVVAELAFMGIASGVAAALARTATPVAEQPGVIAQTPAEILTGEPLPPWPDLYRYFTEWNLDLLWILGCGFGIFFYLAGVWRLRRRGDKWPIYRSVLWVSGMLLLAYITNGGVNAYEQYLFSAHMAAHMVLTMAVPVLLVPGAPVTLAARAIRARKDGSRGGREWILLAVHSKFAGIIANPIVAALLFAGSLWVFYYSPLFRWTMVDHIGHEWMIVHFLITGYLFVQSLIGIDPVPYRLPYPFRLVLLLGTMALHAFFGLAIMSSAGLLLADWYGAMGWGTDALVDQQMGGGLAWSIGEIPTVALAITVAVQWSRSDQKESKRHDRHADRTGDAELEAYNARLAAIAEHDRQG; this is encoded by the coding sequence GTGCCCCGCTCAGTCCGCGTGTTCGGCCCTGCCGTCCTCATCGTCGTCGCCATCGCGGCGACGGTCGCGGCCCTCGCGTACGGCGGGGGAGCGACGCCCCAGCTGATCCAGGATCCGGGGCCCATCGCCCGCTGGGGCCTGCCGATCGCGAAGCTCGTCGTCAACCTGAGCGCGGCCGGCATGATCGGCGCGCTCGTGCTCGCCGTGTGGGCGCTGACCCCGAAGAAGCGCGAGTTCGACGTCGCACTCGACGTCGCCGCGGCATCCGCTGCCGTCTTCACCGTCGCGAGTGCCGCGACGGGCCTGCTCACCTTCCTCGTCGTGACGGGCGTGGAGCTGAGCCTCGGCGACACGTTCGGTGCGCAGCTCGGGCAGTTCCTCACGACGATCGAGCTCGGCCAGGCGTGGCTCACGACGACGCTCGTGGGCGCCGCGGTCACCGTGCTCTGCTTCGCGGTGCGCAACCACACGGCGCTCGTGTTCGTGGCCGTGCTCGCGGTCTTCGCGCTGGTGCCCATGGCGCAGCAGGGGCACTCGGCCGGCACCGCCGGTCACAGCGCGGCGATCACGTCGCTCGGCCTGCACCTCGTCTTCGCGGCCGTGTGGCTCGGCGGCCTGCTCACGATCGTGCTGCTGCGCAACGAGCTCGACGGCGCGCGCCTGCCGGTCGTGCTCGCGCGCTACTCGACGGTCGCGCTCATCTGCTTCATCGTGGTCGCGGTCTCGGGCTACGCGAACGCCGCCCTCCGCATCGGAACGTGGGACCAGCTCGGCACCCCCTACGGCGTGCTCGTGATCGTGAAGCTGCTCGCCCTGCTCGCCCTCGGCGGCTTCGGCGCGATCCAGCGGCGGTACCTGATCGGGCGGATGTCGCGCGCCGCCGCCGCGGGCAAGGCCGACCGCCCGGCATCCCGCATCTCCGAGTTCTGGATCCTCGTGGTCGCCGAACTCGCCTTCATGGGCATCGCGTCGGGCGTGGCCGCCGCGCTCGCGCGCACCGCGACCCCGGTCGCCGAGCAGCCGGGCGTCATCGCCCAGACGCCCGCCGAGATCCTCACGGGCGAGCCCCTGCCGCCGTGGCCCGACCTGTACCGCTACTTCACCGAGTGGAACCTCGACCTGCTGTGGATCCTCGGCTGCGGGTTCGGCATCTTCTTCTACCTCGCGGGCGTGTGGCGCCTCCGCCGCCGCGGCGACAAATGGCCGATCTACCGCTCGGTGCTCTGGGTCTCGGGCATGCTGCTGCTCGCGTACATCACGAACGGCGGCGTGAACGCCTACGAGCAGTACCTCTTCTCGGCGCACATGGCCGCGCACATGGTGCTGACGATGGCCGTGCCGGTGCTGCTCGTGCCCGGCGCGCCGGTCACGCTCGCGGCGCGCGCGATCAGGGCCCGCAAGGACGGATCGCGCGGCGGCCGCGAGTGGATCCTGCTCGCCGTGCACTCGAAGTTCGCCGGCATCATCGCGAACCCGATCGTGGCGGCCCTGCTGTTCGCCGGCTCGCTCTGGGTGTTCTACTACTCGCCGCTGTTCCGGTGGACGATGGTCGACCACATCGGCCACGAGTGGATGATCGTGCACTTCCTCATCACGGGGTACCTCTTCGTGCAGTCGCTCATCGGCATCGACCCGGTGCCCTACCGCCTGCCGTACCCGTTCCGGCTCGTGCTGCTGCTCGGCACCATGGCGCTGCACGCGTTCTTCGGCCTCGCGATCATGTCGAGCGCGGGCCTGCTGCTCGCCGACTGGTACGGCGCCATGGGCTGGGGCACCGATGCGCTGGTCGATCAGCAGATGGGCGGCGGCCTCGCGTGGTCGATCGGCGAGATCCCGACCGTGGCGCTCGCGATCACCGTCGCGGTGCAGTGGTCGCGCAGCGACCAGAAGGAGTCCAAGCGCCACGACCGGCACGCGGATCGCACGGGCGATGCCGAGCTCGAGGCGTACAACGCACGGCTCGCGGCGATCGCCGAGCACGACCGGCAGGGCTGA
- a CDS encoding HU family DNA-binding protein, with protein sequence MADKSLNKTELVAKVAASTGQSQATVDAVLGGLFEALAESVGAGTKVSIPGWLAVERTHRAARTGRNPQTGAEIQIPAGYSVKVSAGSKLKAAAK encoded by the coding sequence ATGGCTGACAAGTCGCTCAACAAGACCGAGCTCGTCGCGAAGGTCGCAGCGTCGACCGGACAGAGCCAGGCCACCGTCGACGCCGTTCTCGGTGGGCTCTTCGAGGCTCTCGCCGAGTCCGTGGGCGCCGGCACCAAGGTCTCCATCCCGGGTTGGCTCGCCGTCGAGCGCACGCACCGTGCAGCCCGCACCGGCCGCAACCCGCAGACCGGCGCCGAGATCCAGATCCCGGCCGGTTACTCGGTGAAGGTCTCGGCCGGCTCCAAGCTGAAGGCTGCCGCGAAGTAA
- the rpsN gene encoding 30S ribosomal protein S14, with product MAKKSKIARNEQRKVIVERYAAKRLELKKALVDPNGTDESREAARVGLQKLPRNASPIRVRSRDAIDGRPRGVLTKFGVSRVRFRDMAHRGELPGITKSSW from the coding sequence AGATCGCGCGCAACGAGCAGCGCAAGGTGATCGTCGAGCGCTACGCGGCGAAGCGCCTCGAACTGAAGAAGGCCCTCGTCGACCCGAACGGCACCGACGAGTCCCGCGAGGCTGCTCGCGTCGGCCTCCAGAAGCTGCCCCGCAACGCATCGCCCATCCGCGTGCGTTCGCGTGACGCGATCGACGGCCGCCCCCGCGGTGTCCTCACGAAGTTCGGCGTCTCACGCGTCCGCTTCCGTGACATGGCGCACCGTGGCGAGCTGCCCGGCATCACGAAGTCGAGCTGGTAA